Proteins encoded together in one Lathamus discolor isolate bLatDis1 chromosome 3, bLatDis1.hap1, whole genome shotgun sequence window:
- the CERKL gene encoding ceramide kinase-like protein isoform X3 → MKDVFSVKLKRRRTAGQKNGGTLLGITIFKCLNKEENKLTDCAIHLNNLSEDHCHSWFRHLKEILNGFQNRPKSLKVFVNPSSHKREATRVYYEQVAPLFRLADIKTDVTVTEYEGHALSVLKECELQAFDGVVCVGGDGSVSEVAHGLLLKAQIDAGKDTDYIPMPVRALVPLGVIPAGTTNILAHTLHGIKHAVTATLHIIMGHIQPVDVCTFSTPTKLLRFGFSAMFGFGARTLALAEKHRWMPSNQRKDFAFIKTLADLKPEECELSFLPLQVPQEDSLENDKKKREKIKKKGSKDQWHKIQGHFLNVSIMAIPCLCSMAPRGLAPNTRLNNGSMALIVVQNTSRTEFVKHLKRYASVKNQFNFPFVETYTVQEVKVQPQVKSGLDAKENTYLNAASAEGNYLWNIDGDLMKESSQIHVRLHPQLINLYGVNTDDLESSQAMCNCI, encoded by the exons AtgaaagatgtattttcagTAAAACTGAAACGTCGTCGTACGGCAGGGCAGAAAAATGGTGGCACTTTGTTGGGTATCacaatttttaaatgcttgaaTAAAGAAGAGAATAAACTAACAGACTGTGCTATCCATTTAAATAACTTAAGTGAAGATCATTGTCATTCATGGTTTAGACATCTAAAGGAAATTCTGAATG gctTTCAAAATAGACCAAAATCCTTGAAAGTATTTGTTAATCCAAGCAGCCACAAAAGAGAAGCCACTCGTGTTTATTATGAACAAGTTGCACCTCTTTTTAGGCTTGCTGACATCAAAACCGATGTCACAG TAACTGAATATGAAGGACATGCTCTCTCAGTACTTAAAGAATGTGAACTCCAAGCATTTGATGG GGTTGTTTGTGTTGGTGGAGATGGATCTGTCAGTGAAGTTGCTCATGGTTTGCTACTTAAAGCCCAGATAGATGCTGGAAAAGACACAGACTATATACCAATGCCTGTCAGAGCACTGGTTCCTCTTGGAGTAATACCAGCAG GTACTACTAATATTTTGGCTCATACTCTCCATGGTATTAAGCATGCAGTGACTGCAACGTTGCATATTATAATGG GACACATTCAACCAGTAGATGTCTGTACTTTCAGTACGCCAACCAAGCTGTTGCGGTTTGGGTTCTCAgctatgtttggttttggtgcaaGGACTTTGGCTTTGGCTGAGAAACACCGTTGGATGCCCTCCAATCAACGGAAGGATTTTGCTTTCATAAAAACACTGGCAGATCTCAA GCCAGAGGAATGTGAATTATCATTTCTACCTCTACAAGTTCCTCAGGAAGACTCTCTTGAGAATGACAA aaagaagagagagaaaattaaaaagaagg GTAGCAAGGATCAATGGCACAAAATTCAGGGTCACTTCCTGAATGTGAGCATTATGGCAATCCCTTGTCTGTGTTCAATGGCACCAAGAGGCTTGGCACCTAATACGAG gttGAATAATGGAAGCATGGCTCTTATTGTTGTACAAAATACTTCTCGAACAGAGTTTGTAAAGCATCTCAAAAGATATGCCAGCGTAAAAAATCAG ttcaattttccttttgttgagACCTACACGGTTCAAGAAGTAAAAGTACAACCGCAGGTTAAAAGTGGGCTTGAtgccaaagaaaatacatatttgaatgctgcttctgcagaaggaAACTACCTTTGGAATATAGATGGAGACTTAATGAAAGAGTCATCACAAATTCATGTTCG GCTGCATCCTCAACTTATTAATCTCTATGGAGTCAACACTGATGACCTGGAAAGTTCCCAAGCAATGTGCAATTGCATATAG